The segment TTTTTCTGCTATTTCAATTAGACAATTTGCCACTCATTGCgctattgttatttgttatttgCCAACCTTTGATATGgatgtaaaaacaaaaaaaaaaaaaaaaacccacgtGCCCTTTCATTTTTAATGCATGTTTTTTAGTCGTTATTttaatcctaaaaaaaaaattaataaatgaacgATTTTAGCTCACACGGATTACaaacattattataatcattataacgataaaataaatattgatttataatatttaaaaaaatgcataaatattttttatattttaatttttactttctcaaaataaaagaaaaaaaaatataactattgataaaaatcgattggaatttttttatcacttataTAAGTTAAGGTTTCGTTAATATAATAACTtcaccaaaataaaaataaaatttattaacaagtaACTCAGAACtgatgtttttatattttttttattgtttaaaaatatcttaatcaatttttattctaatgACCAAATATAAGCAAACGATTCgtctgattatttttaatctttataaataatatttttttttatttttaataaataaaatatcaaataataaaaaaaaaaacccagaaGATATGATTAGAAGTATCACctgatatttgataaaatatacacaataGAATAGGAGttctgagaaatttttttatttattttgtttccaATATATAATGGCTGCcggaataatattttttatttttcgttttcaaAGAATGGCCTCTTATcaaaaaaagttttgataATTTGTCGAACTGACGAGTAATCtcagagataaaaaaaaacctatgtgttttgaaaaatgaaattatgaataaataaaaaaaaagaaaattagatGAATCGACTacaaaaagagagaaaatCAATCTAAAACCCGAAAGACAACAACGAATCCCAGAACGAAAAACCgctgttatttttcttttttttatagtagGACATATATAATTACATACGATAATTATTTCCTAAATCCAATTTATCCACGAGTTGACAATAGAATTCAATATCAAAACATGCAaagtagttttttaaaaaaaaaattatcagatgTGTGGGTCACAATGACTCAcgacaaaaaatgaaaataaaatactgcgGCCTTTCAACTCTTAGCCTTCTTAATTttcctaaaaaataaaaaccaaaaagCAATATGAATCATAAGATAACAATGAATCATAAGATAACAATGAATCTAGCCTGCGTAATTttcctaaaaaataaaaaccaaaacGCAATGAATCATAAGATAATGAATCACAAAAATACTCAAGCTCAACGTGTTCAACAACACAtcgtcgaaaaaaaaaaaaaaaaaaaaaaactgaaaaaaactCACCACTGATAAGGGAGCATTGAAACGCTTTTTATTCATTGAGGTGTTGTCCAGCAAACGTGTAACACAcgcatttaaatatttctaattaaatcaaaaaaaaaaaaaaaaaaaattatttaatttaaaataacttgcATCATGTctcgtaatatttttatattattattgtgctGTACTTGGATTGTGtttggtaaatatttaatagattaatattcaattattgataaaaaaaaattgtgtgataaaatttttataaaaaaaagtgaacaTGAAggaaaacaaataataaaacaactattttattatttcaggtGAAGGTCATTTGATTAAAAGTAATGATTCTACAGATTCTACAACACTGCAAGTTATCCCAGCTAAAAATATACGTGTACCTGCAAATGAATATGTGACCGTCTCGTTGAACGTGGAATATCGAAATGACACAACGTGTACAATCAAAAATTCGCaaatggtaaatattattattaaaaaaaaaataattaaaaattacttagattaatatattaaaatatttgattaattcaGGTGGCAAGTAATCAATTTCAAAGAGTTGGTGCATGTGGATTTCGTGGACTTGCTGATGACTTTAAGAATGTTGGGTGGGAAATAGTTGAAGAAACCAAATTATCTCATAAATATAGTGGAACATTTATAGTTCGAATTCAAAGTCCATCAGAGATTACCCAAATTCAcgtaagaataaaataaactacgttattaaataataatcataattttttagttttcataagaataaaaaaaaagatactttttaattttttttttttcacttaaacATACGTACTCAAATTATCTGGAAATtagtattgaaatattatctatatattttaattttttatttactatatatgtaattatttgatattcatttttttacagttttaCAAAGATAACAAAAGAGAGCCTTCAGTAATCCCACTggatatttataacaaattatattgtaaaattctAATGCCGAATAATGAAtatgttaaaaatgataaaaataataaagatgtAATGTTTACAAATTCAGAATACgttattaataaagaaaatgaatattCTGGTAAATGGATTGTAGAATACCAAGTCAGTGGTGAAAAGGacatcaaacaaaaaatatatgatgttACTTTTGAAGgtgattatataatttataatttttatttattgagttatttaatttgattaattttatttttcttttttttcagataaaaTAATACCTACAATGAAAGTttctactaaaaaaaattctatcaaCGATTCAGTTATTGAATTTCAATGCAGTATTAATTTTAAGAGAATTACTCAGTGTTCATTTGAAGGACCATCtggtttaataataaatgaaggAATTGCTGATAAAAGTGATAGGTACACTgataaactattattaatatttcatttataaataaatttatattaattaaataattattgtcaattaaattagGTTTGATTTTGAAGTGAGCGATAAAAGAAATTATCCGACTATACAGAATCCAGCATGTACATTAACAATCCACAATCTAAGAGCAGATGAACAGGGACAGTGGCAGTGTTCACTTCGTGATGAAACACAAACTGCAAAtggcacaaaaaaaattgagcaacCCAAAACATTAacagttgaaatttttcaaaaaatcggCACAGAATTTAATGTAAGTATTagactaataaatatttaaattataatattaattaaataaatgtattattatatttaacagGTGAATTGCACAGACAACAACGAATGGGAAGAATGTCATATCGTTTTACCAAACGGTGAAACTGTAGAAAACACTCTACCCGATTCAAACAATAATGACGGAAAATGTAcaacgaaaattaaaagtgCTGATGAATCATGGAATGGTAATTTGACATGTAATATTGGTCATCAGAAAGGagagataaattataaaaaaacatttattgttCGAGTTACAGgtaaatttttacttattgataaatcaaacaaatcatttaatataattaaaatgttctttttttgtctttttataaAACAGAGGACTTTGCATTAGctgattttaaatatgaaattaacgATGGAAATAATCAAGCAGTACTCGAAGCACGTCCATTTCCaactgatgaaaataaaatgaaaaatattacagAATGTAGATGGACACATCCAGTTGATAGTAATTATTTAAGTTATGATTCTTATTATACAAtgacaaatgacaataatgtTTGTCGACTTGTAATAAAGTGTAAGTATTAAGTTGCCCaatttaatgttgataatattattgtaaatattttattttattttatatttacttgttGTTAACAGATCCACAAGAATATGATAAAGGATCATGGTCATGCATCATAACGTTAAAATCTTCTAACGGTGCTTGGGATAAATtcatttcatttgttaatgtAAAGGaacttgaaatttattcaatgttATGGTGGTACATACTTTATGGATTAATTGTAGCTTTGAtcattattgctattattatattcGTTTGGTGGGATCTTGTTTTTCAAAGTAAAACTGCAGTTCTCAATAAAGAGTAAGATTTATAAAACGTCtttgaatttgataaaaaatatttattatttgttaataaagttagttaacaaataattttaattgttccaGTAAGACACAACAAGAAAAACagttcaaatatatttatgggAAATTAAACAGaacaaaaaaaccaagttctaatgaaaatgaaagtccaatataaatttttttttgatttttaaaaaatttgacaataaataatttgaataacaaTTAAGAAATAtcttttcataattaatataataaagagaaaagaaatctataaaatagttataaaaaaaaacgaaaatttaattttaatcacaatttttacctgaaataataacatacttgttgtttttattgattcttcaaataaatgtttcttaaataaacaaaaataaataaataatttgttttgtttttattcagttactaataacaaacaatattcaacatcttattttatgtatttatttatgtctttacataaataattaatgttgaaAAAGTCAGAGAAgtatgatgaatttattaaaaattaatatttttaatattgaaaactGCTGTTGGCTGAATACCagcattttacaattttattacgTGAAAATGATCCTATAAAATTGACGTAAAAAATAGTTCATATTGTTgcttatataaatttatttaataatattttagttatttaaatttatttaaatttaataataatttagtattATAAGATTTATAAGTAATAAACGATtgggttaaattttttttatgagaaatATTACCTGATTGATACCCAGTCCAATACACTCTGTtgtatacttttatttatgttgATGTCGTCTGTGTATTAACTAAGCTTATTAATTAGATACAACAACAATTCaacaagaatttatttaaattaataaaaaagaaaacaatttttaaaatctattttaactttcaaaattagttgttttttgtcttaaaatataaatatgaagtGAGAAAGTCAACattatgagaaaattttttgagagCATTATGGACCAAATGCAAACTTtatggctgaaaaaaaaaatgatatcatCTTCAACGCAAATTTTTCACttcttatcattttttaaaatatatgaaaacgTCATTTCAAACTCACCtacagatgtttttttttaaatataattgacaaaggcaaaaatttaaacaataatactgactgatttatattttatttattttcttcttcatttcATTAAGTTAAagttaatattcaaaaataatatatcgtcaatataatattatcattatttataatatatagtataacaatgatatttcaactttattttCAATCGAAATAGTTGCTGTTTTTAATACTAATCTTTaaacgaaatatattttattgtagaagTCAAGTTACTTTACATAGTTAATTGTAACAACaaagatgattattatttttatttgaaaaaaatgtttttttttttttaaatatattaatatcatgAGAAATAGTTGGCAATATTGATTAAtcatagtaaaaaattatgaattttttataaacattaaaagaaaactttaatctagagaaaaattatttccataaattgagtcaaatatttttttttttctttttgttatataataaCGATTAATATCACACAGACCATTGCAAATTGCCTGTTTGTAAAATACCtcgtttaaatataaaataaaaaaataaacacgtgataatataatttttaaaaggagaaaaaaaaaaaaaaaaaaaaaaagagaaatttaaatagttaaaaaaaaaaaagtaattaattaaataaatttaaatttataatttataagtcAAGTatgctgatttaaaaaaagtgcTTTTGCAGCCATAGAAAGCATTTTCATACTTTTAACAGAACGATGAGTTGGATTTGTTGCAATAAATGATGAAAGTTGAGTTTCAAGCTTCATTAAAACAGTTCCCATATGTTCACGTGTCACTGGATCCATTGGATTCAAATTAAGAATTGCCTCTTCAAGCCatctaaaaaacaaataaacatgaaaaatttaatattaatattaaaaaaattattgtaaattttataataaattaaattattaaaaattacttgtGCTTGAGATCAGTACGATGTGTAAGATCAGCAGAGAGTTGTTGTACAAGAGATAATATCACAGGTTGTTGAAGACAACACCTATTATGAGCATTATCAGTTGAAAATACTCTGGAAGGTTCTGTTTTTTCACAAACATAAACAACAAGACTAAGATCACTAGCATTTAGTGCTTGTTGAAATGCAGTATTATATTGTCCTCTTTGAACTAATGAAAGAATTCGAACTTGTGCTTCAGCTGTATTTGGTACAGAAAGACCAGGTGTTGTTGCTCTTGATCTTGCTTGTATGTCAATTAATTGTTGTCCCAAATTATCTCTAATTGATTCTTTAATAGATCTTAATACACCTTCTTGAAGTGGACCAAAACCT is part of the Aphidius gifuensis isolate YNYX2018 linkage group LG1, ASM1490517v1, whole genome shotgun sequence genome and harbors:
- the LOC122851914 gene encoding uncharacterized protein LOC122851914, whose translation is MKNEKPKKSTWNNVIRARRLSYQHGFDIRSKVLEDEALEVIESLKLGEGHLIKSNDSTDSTTLQVIPAKNIRVPANEYVTVSLNVEYRNDTTCTIKNSQMVASNQFQRVGACGFRGLADDFKNVGWEIVEETKLSHKYSGTFIVRIQSPSEITQIHFYKDNKREPSVIPLDIYNKLYCKILMPNNEYVKNDKNNKDVMFTNSEYVINKENEYSGKWIVEYQVSGEKDIKQKIYDVTFEDKIIPTMKVSTKKNSINDSVIEFQCSINFKRITQCSFEGPSGLIINEGIADKSDRFDFEVSDKRNYPTIQNPACTLTIHNLRADEQGQWQCSLRDETQTANGTKKIEQPKTLTVEIFQKIGTEFNVNCTDNNEWEECHIVLPNGETVENTLPDSNNNDGKCTTKIKSADESWNGNLTCNIGHQKGEINYKKTFIVRVTEDFALADFKYEINDGNNQAVLEARPFPTDENKMKNITECRWTHPVDSNYLSYDSYYTMTNDNNVCRLVIKYPQEYDKGSWSCIITLKSSNGAWDKFISFVNVKELEIYSMLWWYILYGLIVALIIIAIIIFVWWDLVFQSKTAVLNKDKTQQEKQFKYIYGKLNRTKKPSSNENESPI